The following proteins are encoded in a genomic region of Actinomycetota bacterium:
- a CDS encoding 2-polyprenyl-6-methoxyphenol hydroxylase-like oxidoreductase, producing RLRRFPAGLLVFGDAICSTNPAYALGMSVAALQAAALQDTLAGGDGDLARRFFRAAAKPVDMAWQLTVGSDLALPQVQGPRPLPVRVINTYVTWVLTAAQRDPVVAERFFRVASLQDPATRLFRLPTARRVLLGNLRRRPEAAIDTTTRVAVSGPRP from the coding sequence CGGCTACGCCGCTTCCCGGCCGGGCTGCTCGTCTTCGGCGATGCGATCTGCAGCACCAACCCGGCCTACGCCCTGGGCATGTCGGTGGCCGCCCTCCAGGCGGCGGCCCTGCAGGACACCTTGGCCGGTGGCGACGGTGACCTGGCCCGGCGGTTCTTCCGGGCCGCCGCCAAGCCGGTCGACATGGCCTGGCAGCTCACGGTCGGCTCCGACCTGGCCTTGCCCCAGGTCCAGGGACCACGGCCGCTGCCGGTCCGGGTCATCAACACCTACGTCACCTGGGTGCTGACCGCGGCCCAACGCGACCCCGTGGTGGCCGAACGGTTCTTCCGAGTCGCTTCCCTCCAGGACCCGGCCACCCGGCTGTTCCGGCTCCCCACGGCGCGGCGCGTCCTGCTCGGCAACCTCCGGCGACGCCCCGAAGCTGCGATCGACACCACCACACGCGTGGCCGTGAGCGGTCCCCGCCCCTAG